A part of Octopus sinensis unplaced genomic scaffold, ASM634580v1 Contig19113, whole genome shotgun sequence genomic DNA contains:
- the LOC115232012 gene encoding zinc finger protein 708-like, whose amino-acid sequence MSKELRESQHWCEICGKFFHTGNNLIKHIRVHTGEKPFDCDTCGKSFSLRHHLTGHKRIHTGERPFDCDTCGKSFSHNCHLTYHKRIHTGEKPFHCDVCGKSFSASSTLTKHKYIHTGEKPYPCDICGKAFTLYGHLHGHKRFHTGEKPFQCVTCGKSFSEGNALTTHKRIHTGKKPYRCNICGTSFFQNSVLTTHKYIHTGERPYQCDTCGKSFTAKQNLINHRRRSNLTTHASVHVKV is encoded by the exons ATGTCAAAAGAACTGAGAGAATCACAACATtggtgtgaaatctgtggtaaattctTCCACACAGGTAATAATTTGATTAAACACAttcgtgttcatacaggtgagaagccatttgactgtgatacctgtggtaaatcattctctctaagACATCACTTAACtggacataaacgtattcataccggGGAGCGGCCATTtgattgtgatacctgtggtaaatcattctctcataattgTCATTTAACATATCACAAGCGTatccatacaggggagaaaccatttcactgtgatgtctgtggtaaatcattctctgcaagtagtacgttaactaaacacaaatatattcacacaggagagaaaccatatccctgtgatatctgtggtaaggcATTCACTTTGTATGGTCACTTACACGGACACAAACgttttcatacaggagaaaagccatttcaATGTGTtacctgtggtaagtcattctctgaaGGTAATGCCTTAacaacacacaaacgtattcacacaggaaaGAAGCCATATCGCTGCaatatctgtggtacatcattctttcaaaatagtgtgttaactactcacaaatatattcacacaggggaaagaccatatcagtgtgacacctgtggtaaatcattcactgcaaAACAGAACTTAATTAATCacagacgt AGAAGTAACTTAACTACACATGCATCTGTCCATGTAAAAGTGTGA